One Herbaspirillum rubrisubalbicans genomic window carries:
- the hemA gene encoding glutamyl-tRNA reductase, producing MHLLAVGLNHTTAPLSLREKVAFPADQIGQAVASARAWFGGNDKIVAAGEAAILSTCNRTELYAAAAAGRDGVEFAIDRTAQFLAEYHQIAYADLRPYLYSLPQDNAVRHAFRVASGLDSMVLGEPQILGQMKDAVRQADAAGGLGTYLHQLFQRTFAVAKEVRTTTEIGAHSVSMAAAAVRLSQRIFDSITGQNVLFIGAGEMIELCATHFAAQNPKTLTVANRTMERGETLAHRFSGRAIRLADLPAQLANFDIVVSCTASQLPIIGLGLVERAVKARRHKPIFMVDLAVPRDIEAEVGRLDDVFLYTVDDLASVVQSGVENRQAAVAQAEAIIETRVQSFMHWIDSRAMVPLIQDLQETGEALRLAELDRARRMLAKGDDVEAVLEALSKGLTAKFLHGPQQALHHAQGEQRSQLAALLPQLFRAKR from the coding sequence ATGCATTTGCTCGCCGTCGGACTCAACCACACTACCGCGCCGCTCTCGTTGCGCGAGAAAGTGGCCTTCCCCGCTGACCAGATCGGTCAGGCGGTGGCGTCTGCGCGCGCATGGTTTGGCGGCAATGACAAGATCGTCGCCGCCGGCGAGGCTGCCATCCTTTCCACCTGCAACCGTACCGAGCTCTATGCGGCGGCTGCCGCCGGTCGCGATGGTGTGGAATTCGCCATCGACCGCACCGCGCAATTCCTGGCCGAGTATCACCAGATTGCCTACGCCGACCTGCGCCCCTACCTATATTCGCTGCCGCAGGACAATGCGGTGCGCCACGCCTTCCGCGTCGCCTCCGGGCTGGATTCGATGGTGCTGGGCGAGCCGCAGATCCTGGGCCAGATGAAGGATGCAGTACGCCAGGCCGATGCGGCCGGAGGCCTGGGCACCTATCTGCACCAGTTGTTCCAGCGCACCTTTGCCGTGGCCAAGGAAGTGCGCACTACCACCGAGATCGGCGCGCACAGCGTGTCCATGGCCGCCGCGGCCGTGCGGCTGTCACAGCGCATCTTCGATTCGATTACCGGCCAGAACGTGCTCTTCATCGGCGCCGGTGAAATGATTGAGCTGTGCGCCACCCACTTTGCCGCCCAGAATCCCAAGACCCTGACGGTGGCCAACCGCACCATGGAGCGTGGCGAGACCCTGGCCCATCGCTTCAGCGGCCGCGCCATCCGCCTGGCCGACCTGCCGGCGCAACTGGCCAACTTCGACATCGTGGTCTCCTGTACCGCCTCGCAATTGCCCATCATCGGGCTGGGCCTGGTGGAGCGTGCGGTCAAGGCGCGCCGTCACAAACCCATCTTCATGGTCGACCTGGCCGTGCCGCGTGATATCGAGGCCGAAGTCGGTCGCCTGGATGACGTCTTCCTCTACACCGTGGACGACCTGGCCTCGGTGGTGCAAAGCGGCGTGGAAAATCGCCAGGCCGCCGTGGCCCAGGCCGAAGCCATCATCGAGACCCGCGTGCAATCCTTCATGCACTGGATCGACAGCCGCGCCATGGTACCGCTGATCCAGGATCTGCAAGAAACCGGCGAAGCCCTGCGCCTAGCCGAACTGGACCGCGCCCGCCGGATGCTGGCCAAGGGCGACGATGTGGAAGCGGTGCTGGAAGCCCTCTCCAAGGGCCTGACCGCCAAGTTCCTGCATGGCCCGCAACAGGCCCTGCACCACGCCCAGGGCGAACAACGCAGCCAACTGGCTGCGCTGCTGCCGCAACTGTTCCGCGCCAAGCGTTAG
- the prfA gene encoding peptide chain release factor 1: protein MKPSMLAKLDQLAERLEELNSLLAQEDATASMDNFRKMTREHAELGPLVALYHDYVQANEDIRTAQELLSDPDMKLFAQEEIDAAKARMQALELDLQKMLLPKDPNDERNIFLEIRAGTGGDESALFAGDLLRMYTRYAERQRWQVEIVSASESELGGYKEVIARIVGFGAYSRLKFESGGHRVQRVPATETQGRIHTSACTVAVMPEADEVEDVDINPADIRIDTYRASGAGGQHINKTDSAVRITHLPTGIVVECQDDRSQHKNKAQAMKVLAARIKDVQLRQQQSKEAATRKSLIGSGDRSERIRTYNFPQGRMTDHRINLTLYKLDFIMDGDLDELTNALITEHQAELLAQLGDD, encoded by the coding sequence ATGAAACCCTCGATGCTTGCCAAACTCGACCAGCTCGCCGAACGGCTGGAAGAGCTCAACAGCCTGCTGGCCCAGGAAGATGCCACCGCCAGCATGGACAACTTCCGCAAGATGACGCGCGAACATGCCGAGCTGGGCCCGCTGGTGGCGCTGTACCACGACTATGTACAGGCAAATGAAGATATTCGCACTGCCCAAGAGCTGCTCTCCGACCCCGATATGAAGCTTTTTGCGCAGGAAGAAATCGATGCCGCCAAAGCCCGTATGCAAGCCCTGGAGCTGGACCTGCAAAAGATGCTGCTGCCCAAGGATCCCAATGATGAACGAAACATCTTCCTGGAAATCCGCGCCGGCACGGGAGGTGACGAATCTGCCCTGTTTGCCGGCGACCTGCTGCGCATGTACACCCGCTATGCCGAACGCCAGCGCTGGCAGGTCGAGATCGTCTCGGCTTCCGAATCCGAACTGGGCGGCTACAAGGAAGTGATCGCCCGCATCGTCGGCTTCGGCGCCTATTCGCGCCTGAAGTTCGAGTCCGGCGGCCACCGCGTGCAGCGCGTGCCGGCCACCGAGACCCAGGGCCGCATCCATACCTCGGCCTGCACCGTGGCGGTGATGCCGGAAGCCGATGAAGTCGAGGATGTCGACATCAACCCCGCTGATATCCGCATCGACACCTACCGCGCCTCCGGCGCCGGTGGCCAGCACATCAACAAGACCGACTCGGCCGTGCGTATCACCCACCTGCCCACCGGCATCGTGGTGGAATGCCAGGACGACCGCAGCCAGCACAAGAACAAGGCGCAAGCCATGAAGGTGCTGGCCGCGCGCATCAAGGACGTGCAGTTGCGCCAACAGCAATCCAAGGAAGCGGCCACCCGCAAGTCCCTGATCGGCTCGGGCGACCGCAGCGAACGCATCCGTACCTACAACTTCCCGCAGGGGCGCATGACCGACCATCGCATCAATCTGACGCTCTACAAACTGGACTTCATCATGGATGGCGACCTGGATGAACTGACCAATGCCCTCATCACCGAGCACCAGGCCGAGCTGCTGGCGCAACTGGGCGACGATTGA
- a CDS encoding disulfide bond formation protein B produces the protein MKSSKPVFLLVALVCAGLLGFAMYLQIVEEMQPCPLCVIQRYMFLLVGIFALIGVVLPASARRPSAALGLLAALGGAGTAIWHLYVKAHPGVSCTTDPLETTLNHLPMVKLWPPMFTADGFCSAPWPPVLGLQIPTWSLIWFALLAIVLAVQAFKRSPRTTIWK, from the coding sequence ATGAAATCATCCAAACCGGTTTTCCTGCTGGTCGCGCTGGTCTGCGCCGGCCTGCTGGGCTTTGCCATGTACCTGCAGATCGTCGAAGAGATGCAGCCCTGCCCGCTGTGCGTGATCCAGCGCTACATGTTCCTGCTGGTGGGCATCTTCGCGCTGATCGGCGTGGTGCTGCCGGCCTCGGCCCGCCGCCCGAGCGCAGCCCTGGGCCTGCTGGCAGCGCTCGGTGGCGCCGGCACGGCGATCTGGCATCTGTATGTGAAGGCGCATCCGGGCGTATCCTGCACCACCGATCCGCTGGAAACCACCTTGAATCATCTGCCCATGGTCAAGCTGTGGCCACCCATGTTTACGGCGGACGGCTTCTGCTCGGCCCCGTGGCCGCCGGTGCTGGGCCTGCAGATCCCGACCTGGTCGCTGATCTGGTTCGCGCTACTGGCTATCGTGCTGGCGGTACAAGCTTTCAAGCGCTCCCCGCGCACCACCATCTGGAAGTGA
- the prmC gene encoding peptide chain release factor N(5)-glutamine methyltransferase, whose translation MPALSSYAGCTLATVLKTAPLEPLENRILLCHALRLTRVQLITQSERRLDAAESERLTALYARRLRGEPIAYIVGWREFYGLDLRVTPDVLIPRPDTELLVELAMERLPQAGSLLDMGTGSGAIAIAIAHTRADAAVTALDASAAALAIARENASTHQVRVRLLESDWYGALASEEQFDVIASNPPYIVAGDLHLSQGDLRFEPLDALTDHADGLCDLRTIIDGAPAHLKAGGWLLMEHGYDQATAVRALLAGTGFTDVQSWRDLAGIERVSGARLG comes from the coding sequence ATGCCAGCGCTCTCCAGCTACGCCGGCTGCACGCTGGCGACCGTACTGAAAACGGCGCCGCTGGAGCCGCTGGAGAACCGCATCCTGCTGTGCCACGCGCTGCGCCTCACGCGCGTGCAATTGATCACCCAATCCGAGCGACGCCTGGATGCGGCCGAGTCGGAGCGACTGACCGCCCTCTACGCCCGCCGTTTGCGTGGCGAGCCGATTGCCTACATCGTCGGCTGGCGCGAGTTCTATGGACTGGATTTGCGGGTCACGCCGGATGTGCTGATCCCGCGTCCCGATACCGAACTGCTGGTGGAACTGGCCATGGAAAGATTGCCCCAGGCCGGCAGCCTGCTGGACATGGGCACCGGCTCGGGCGCCATCGCCATCGCCATCGCCCACACCAGGGCTGACGCCGCCGTCACAGCGCTGGACGCCAGCGCAGCCGCACTGGCCATTGCGCGCGAGAACGCCAGCACCCACCAGGTGCGGGTGCGCTTGCTGGAAAGCGACTGGTATGGCGCCCTCGCCAGCGAAGAACAATTCGACGTGATCGCCTCCAATCCGCCCTATATCGTCGCCGGCGACCTGCACCTGTCCCAGGGCGACCTGCGTTTCGAACCGCTCGATGCCCTCACCGATCATGCCGATGGCCTCTGTGACCTGCGCACCATCATCGATGGTGCCCCGGCCCACCTCAAAGCCGGCGGCTGGCTGCTGATGGAGCATGGCTACGACCAGGCCACCGCGGTGCGTGCCCTGCTGGCCGGCACCGGCTTCACGGACGTGCAAAGCTGGCGCGACCTGGCCGGCATCGAGCGCGTCAGCGGCGCTCGCCTGGGCTGA
- a CDS encoding indolepyruvate ferredoxin oxidoreductase family protein, whose amino-acid sequence MNAPLPAGQRLLLDDVSLDDKFALERGRVFMTGIQALIRLPMLQRQYDERAGLNTAGFITGYRGSPLGSVDQTAEKARQYLQAKQIKFHPGMNEDLAATSVWGTQQVNLFPGAQYDGVFSLWYGKGPGVDRCGDVFKHANMAGTSQHGGVLVIAGDDHAAKSSTAAHQSEHILKACGIPVLYPSSVQEYLDYGLHGWAMSRYTGLWVAMKCVTDLVESGMSVMIDPERVKIQIPQDFELPPDGLNIRLPDTVLGQEARMINYKWYAALAYARANKLNRIIWDSPRARIGIITAGKSYLDTRQALEDLGIDEQVAADIGIRLYKVGMTWPLEAEGVREFAQGLDEILVVEEKRQILEYQLKEELYNWRDDVRPRVVGKFDDTGEWSGSQREGHGNWLLPASYELNPAQIARAIATRISRYFAGHPVEQRVRTRVAYLEAKEAALNISSKPDPNKDRVPHFCSGCPHNTSTKLPEGSRGLAGIGCHYMVTWMDRETQLFTHMGGEGVTWIGQASFTTEKHVFANLGDGTYFHSGLLAVRASVAAKVNITYKILYNDAVAMTGGQEFDGPLDPAMISRQLAAENVSPIIVVTDEPDKYPAGTRWAEGVTIRHRSELDAVQRELREQPGVSAMIYDQTCASEKRRRRKRNAYPDPAKRAVINEAVCEACGDCSVQSNCLSVEPLETEFGRKRQINQSSCNKDYSCVNGFCPSFVTVEGGQLKKPARNKAATGPALPVLPEPILPGLAQPYGILVTGVGGTGVITIGQIIAMAAHVEGRACSVLDMSGLAQKGGPVMSHVRVAEAPDHIYSTRVGTGMADLVIGCDVIVTANRDALSRMGEGRTHAAVNSTQLPTAAFVRNPDWQFPTAFSEGEIAKACGRDNLALIDAGRIATALMGDAIATNMFMLGYAWQKAWVPLSEAALLRAIELNALQVEFNRQAFAWGRVAAHDLDFVLAAAGRNGMTAQVIAFKRTPTLEELVQRRESFLSGYQNAAYGRSYRDFVEQVRAREAALGEAGRGLKLSRAVATYLFKLMAYKDEYEVARLHTDPAFRAKIAGMFEGDYKLRFHLAPPLLARRDEQGHLRKQSFGSWMMPVFGVLARLRFLRGTAFDPFGYTQERRQERALITDYRHTLTQLLAQLTPENLEQVIAVARIPEEIRGYGHVKERHLKAAQHKQAALLAQLQKESSHSPQGGGKQAA is encoded by the coding sequence ATGAACGCACCCCTACCCGCTGGGCAGCGCCTGCTGCTGGACGATGTATCGCTGGACGACAAATTTGCGCTGGAGCGCGGTCGTGTCTTCATGACCGGCATCCAGGCGCTGATCCGCCTGCCGATGTTGCAGCGGCAATACGATGAACGCGCCGGCTTGAATACGGCTGGCTTCATCACCGGCTATCGCGGCTCACCCCTCGGTTCGGTGGACCAGACCGCCGAGAAGGCGCGCCAATACCTGCAAGCCAAGCAGATCAAGTTCCACCCCGGCATGAATGAAGACCTGGCCGCCACCAGCGTGTGGGGTACGCAGCAGGTCAATCTGTTCCCGGGCGCGCAATACGATGGCGTCTTTTCGCTGTGGTATGGCAAGGGGCCGGGCGTGGACCGCTGCGGCGATGTCTTCAAGCACGCCAACATGGCCGGTACCTCTCAACATGGCGGGGTGCTGGTCATTGCGGGCGACGACCATGCCGCCAAGTCCTCCACCGCCGCGCATCAGAGCGAGCACATCCTCAAGGCCTGCGGCATTCCGGTGCTCTATCCGTCTTCGGTGCAGGAGTATCTCGACTATGGGCTGCATGGCTGGGCCATGAGCCGCTATACGGGCCTGTGGGTGGCGATGAAATGCGTGACCGACCTGGTGGAGTCGGGCATGTCGGTGATGATCGATCCCGAGCGGGTGAAGATCCAGATTCCGCAGGACTTCGAACTGCCTCCCGATGGCTTGAATATCCGCCTGCCCGATACCGTGCTGGGCCAGGAAGCGCGGATGATCAACTACAAGTGGTACGCCGCGCTGGCCTATGCGCGCGCCAACAAGTTGAACCGCATCATCTGGGATAGCCCGCGTGCGCGCATCGGCATCATCACCGCCGGCAAGTCCTATCTCGATACGCGCCAGGCGCTGGAAGACCTGGGCATCGATGAACAGGTGGCCGCCGACATCGGCATCCGGCTCTACAAGGTCGGCATGACCTGGCCGCTGGAAGCCGAGGGCGTGCGCGAATTTGCGCAAGGTCTGGATGAAATCCTGGTGGTCGAAGAGAAGCGCCAGATCCTCGAATACCAGTTGAAGGAAGAACTCTACAACTGGCGCGACGATGTACGTCCGCGCGTGGTGGGCAAGTTCGATGACACCGGCGAATGGAGCGGTTCGCAGCGCGAAGGCCACGGCAACTGGTTGCTGCCGGCCAGCTATGAACTCAATCCGGCACAGATCGCCCGCGCCATCGCCACGCGCATTTCGCGCTACTTCGCCGGCCATCCGGTGGAGCAGCGCGTGCGTACTCGCGTGGCCTATCTGGAGGCCAAGGAAGCCGCCCTCAACATCAGCAGCAAGCCCGATCCCAACAAGGATCGCGTGCCGCATTTCTGCTCAGGCTGTCCGCACAATACCTCCACCAAGTTGCCTGAAGGCAGCCGTGGGCTGGCAGGTATCGGCTGCCATTACATGGTGACCTGGATGGACCGCGAAACCCAGCTCTTCACCCACATGGGGGGCGAGGGTGTGACCTGGATCGGGCAGGCCTCCTTCACGACGGAAAAGCACGTCTTCGCCAATCTCGGCGATGGCACCTACTTCCATTCCGGCCTGCTGGCAGTACGCGCCTCGGTGGCGGCCAAGGTCAATATCACCTACAAGATCCTCTACAACGATGCGGTCGCCATGACCGGTGGCCAGGAGTTCGATGGCCCGCTGGACCCGGCCATGATCTCGCGCCAGCTCGCCGCCGAAAACGTGAGCCCCATCATCGTGGTCACCGATGAGCCGGACAAGTATCCGGCCGGCACGCGCTGGGCCGAGGGCGTGACCATCCGCCACCGCAGCGAACTCGATGCCGTGCAGCGCGAACTGCGCGAGCAGCCGGGCGTATCGGCCATGATCTATGACCAGACCTGCGCCTCGGAAAAACGTCGCCGCCGCAAACGCAATGCCTATCCCGACCCGGCCAAGCGCGCCGTCATCAACGAGGCGGTGTGCGAAGCTTGCGGCGATTGCAGCGTGCAATCGAACTGCCTGTCGGTGGAACCGCTGGAGACCGAGTTCGGCCGCAAGCGCCAGATCAACCAGTCGTCCTGCAACAAGGATTATTCCTGTGTCAATGGCTTCTGCCCCAGCTTCGTGACGGTGGAGGGTGGGCAACTGAAGAAGCCGGCACGCAACAAGGCCGCCACGGGGCCGGCCTTGCCTGTGTTGCCCGAGCCGATACTGCCCGGCCTGGCCCAGCCTTACGGCATCCTGGTCACCGGGGTGGGCGGCACCGGCGTCATCACCATCGGCCAGATCATCGCCATGGCTGCGCACGTGGAGGGGCGCGCTTGTTCGGTGCTGGACATGAGCGGCCTGGCGCAGAAGGGCGGGCCGGTGATGTCGCACGTGCGGGTGGCCGAGGCGCCCGATCATATCTACTCCACCCGGGTGGGGACCGGCATGGCAGACCTGGTGATCGGCTGCGACGTGATCGTCACCGCCAATCGTGATGCCTTGTCGCGCATGGGCGAGGGACGCACTCACGCGGCGGTCAATTCGACCCAGCTGCCCACGGCCGCCTTCGTGCGCAATCCGGACTGGCAATTCCCTACCGCCTTCAGCGAAGGGGAGATTGCCAAGGCCTGTGGGCGCGACAATCTCGCGCTCATCGATGCCGGACGCATTGCCACCGCCCTCATGGGCGACGCCATTGCCACCAACATGTTCATGCTGGGCTATGCCTGGCAAAAGGCTTGGGTCCCCTTGTCGGAAGCGGCGCTGCTGCGGGCCATCGAGCTCAATGCCTTGCAGGTGGAATTCAACCGGCAAGCCTTCGCCTGGGGCCGGGTGGCGGCCCATGATCTGGACTTCGTGCTGGCCGCTGCGGGTCGCAATGGCATGACGGCCCAGGTGATCGCGTTCAAGCGCACGCCGACGCTGGAGGAACTGGTGCAGCGCCGGGAAAGCTTCCTCAGTGGCTACCAGAATGCCGCTTACGGTCGCAGCTACCGCGACTTCGTGGAGCAGGTGCGTGCGCGCGAAGCGGCGCTGGGCGAGGCGGGACGCGGACTGAAGTTGAGTCGTGCGGTGGCCACTTACCTGTTCAAGCTCATGGCCTACAAGGATGAGTACGAAGTGGCGCGCCTGCACACCGACCCGGCCTTCCGCGCCAAGATCGCCGGCATGTTCGAGGGGGATTACAAGCTGCGCTTTCATCTGGCACCGCCGCTGCTGGCCCGCCGTGATGAGCAGGGTCATCTGCGCAAGCAATCCTTCGGTAGCTGGATGATGCCGGTCTTTGGCGTGCTGGCCCGCTTGCGCTTTCTGCGTGGCACGGCCTTCGATCCCTTTGGCTATACCCAGGAGCGCAGGCAGGAACGCGCCCTGATTACGGACTATCGCCACACCCTGACGCAGCTGCTGGCGCAGCTCACGCCTGAGAACCTGGAGCAGGTCATCGCCGTGGCACGCATCCCGGAAGAGATCCGCGGCTATGGTCATGTCAAGGAACGTCACCTCAAGGCGGCGCAGCACAAGCAAGCCGCGTTGCTGGCCCAGTTGCAGAAGGAAAGTTCACATTCGCCGCAAGGAGGCGGTAAGCAGGCGGCCTGA
- the phhA gene encoding phenylalanine 4-monooxygenase — MSTNPNTDDFFATVATKSDSGALRGDYSQADANYVVAQNWDGYTPAQHALWRRLYERQARLIPGRACDVFIDSLKALDVAQGIPRFDRTTEALYQATGWQLVAVPGLVPDHTFFEHLANRRFPVTVWLREEHEFDYIVEPDLFHDFFGHVPLLFNPVFANHLQEYGKGGLKALKLDGLAYLARLYWYTIEFGLIQSEAGLRIYGAGILSSGGEVEYCLSSSQPRRVPFQVERIMRTLYKIDTYQETYFVIRDFEQLFNDTAPDFTPIYERLKQQEALPASTLLAGEQNFPPNR; from the coding sequence ATGAGCACCAATCCCAATACCGACGATTTCTTCGCCACCGTCGCCACCAAGTCCGATAGCGGAGCCTTGCGCGGCGACTATAGCCAGGCCGACGCCAACTACGTGGTGGCTCAGAACTGGGACGGCTATACGCCGGCCCAGCACGCGCTGTGGCGGCGTCTCTACGAACGCCAGGCCCGGCTCATTCCCGGCCGCGCCTGTGATGTCTTTATCGACAGCCTCAAGGCCCTCGATGTCGCGCAAGGCATCCCCCGCTTTGACCGCACCACCGAAGCGCTCTACCAGGCCACTGGCTGGCAATTGGTGGCGGTGCCCGGCCTGGTGCCGGACCACACCTTCTTCGAACACTTGGCCAATCGCCGCTTCCCGGTCACGGTGTGGCTGCGTGAGGAGCACGAGTTCGACTACATCGTCGAGCCCGACCTGTTCCATGACTTCTTTGGTCATGTGCCGCTGCTGTTCAATCCGGTCTTTGCCAATCACCTGCAGGAGTACGGCAAGGGCGGTCTGAAGGCCTTGAAGCTCGATGGTCTGGCCTACCTGGCGCGGTTGTACTGGTACACCATCGAGTTCGGCCTGATCCAGAGCGAGGCCGGTTTGCGCATCTATGGCGCCGGCATCCTGTCTTCCGGCGGCGAGGTCGAGTATTGCCTCTCCAGCAGCCAGCCGCGGCGCGTTCCCTTCCAGGTGGAGCGCATCATGCGCACGCTCTACAAGATCGACACCTACCAGGAAACCTATTTCGTCATCCGCGATTTCGAGCAACTGTTCAACGATACCGCGCCGGATTTCACGCCTATCTACGAACGGCTGAAACAGCAGGAAGCTTTGCCGGCCAGCACCTTGCTAGCGGGAGAGCAGAATTTTCCGCCCAATCGATGA
- a CDS encoding GNAT family N-acetyltransferase, giving the protein MHHPLSGLIERLRGRPPEQGGQHEQHEKPHVFVKALSPRSRRHLLRHFLALEEKDRLLRFGSKLSDDMVTRYVEGINFERDTVFGVYDRRLRLLGVGHLAFAPKEATRISGATIKPVVAEFGVSVSAAARGLGVGTRLFMRAAMHCRNADVDTLYMHCLSSNKVMMHIAKKAGMEIHRDYGEADAYLKIKPANSATVFQEALEEQAAMLDYIVKANFKALLKWGARVTGIGARKKDAPPPPPPSPPA; this is encoded by the coding sequence ATGCATCATCCCCTTTCCGGTTTGATCGAACGCCTGCGCGGCAGGCCGCCTGAGCAGGGCGGGCAGCATGAGCAGCACGAGAAACCGCACGTCTTCGTCAAGGCACTCTCGCCGCGCTCGCGCCGCCACCTGCTGCGCCATTTCCTGGCGCTGGAAGAAAAGGACCGCCTGCTGCGCTTCGGCTCCAAGCTTTCCGATGACATGGTCACGCGCTACGTGGAAGGCATCAACTTCGAGCGCGATACCGTCTTCGGCGTTTATGACCGCCGCCTGCGCCTGCTGGGTGTGGGCCACCTGGCTTTTGCACCGAAGGAAGCCACGCGCATCAGTGGCGCCACCATCAAGCCGGTGGTGGCCGAATTCGGTGTTTCCGTCAGTGCGGCTGCGCGTGGACTCGGGGTAGGGACGCGGTTGTTCATGCGGGCCGCCATGCATTGCCGCAATGCCGACGTCGATACGTTGTACATGCACTGCCTCTCTTCCAACAAGGTGATGATGCACATTGCCAAGAAGGCCGGCATGGAAATCCATCGCGACTATGGCGAGGCCGATGCCTACCTCAAGATCAAGCCGGCCAATTCGGCGACCGTCTTCCAGGAAGCCCTGGAAGAGCAGGCTGCCATGCTGGACTACATCGTCAAGGCCAACTTCAAGGCCTTGCTCAAATGGGGCGCACGCGTGACTGGCATCGGCGCCCGCAAGAAGGACGCGCCACCCCCGCCACCTCCATCGCCACCGGCCTGA
- a CDS encoding multifunctional CCA addition/repair protein, protein MKTYTVGGAVRDGLLGLPVKDRDHVVVGATPQALLELGFRPVGKDFPVFLHPDTHEEYALARTERKTAPGYKGFAFHAAPDVTLEDDLARRDLTINAIAQDEDGTLVDPYHGRADLEARVFRHVSEAFVEDPVRILRVARFAARFADFTVAPETNALMQRMVEEGEVDALVPERVWQELARGLMEHKPSRMFEVLRSCGALQRILPELAALWGVPQPEKWHPEIDTGVHVMLVVDWAAAQAFSLPIRFAALLHDLGKGTTPPEIWPRHHGHEARSERLAEQVCMRLKVPGECRDLALMTAREHGNVGRAFEMRPDTLVKFFARCDAFRKPQRFLDMLRASECDHRGRTGLEQQAFPQAAYLEGALQAAQQIDAGAIAQQQTQPQRIAEAILAARTEQVAAYVQQQRPAQE, encoded by the coding sequence ATGAAGACCTACACCGTCGGCGGCGCAGTGCGCGACGGCTTGCTGGGCCTGCCGGTGAAGGACCGCGACCACGTGGTGGTGGGGGCTACGCCGCAGGCCTTGCTGGAGCTGGGTTTCCGTCCGGTGGGCAAGGATTTTCCGGTGTTTCTGCATCCCGATACCCACGAGGAATATGCCCTGGCCCGCACCGAGCGCAAGACCGCGCCCGGCTACAAGGGCTTCGCCTTTCATGCTGCGCCTGATGTGACGCTGGAAGACGATCTCGCGCGCCGTGATCTGACCATCAATGCCATTGCGCAGGATGAGGATGGCACCCTGGTCGATCCCTATCACGGTCGCGCCGACCTTGAGGCGCGCGTGTTTCGCCATGTCTCTGAGGCCTTCGTCGAAGACCCGGTGCGCATCCTGCGTGTGGCGCGCTTTGCGGCGCGCTTCGCCGATTTCACGGTGGCCCCGGAAACCAATGCGCTCATGCAGCGCATGGTCGAGGAGGGTGAAGTCGATGCCCTGGTGCCCGAGCGCGTCTGGCAGGAACTGGCGCGCGGCTTGATGGAGCATAAGCCCTCGCGCATGTTCGAGGTGCTGCGCAGTTGTGGCGCCTTGCAGCGCATCCTGCCGGAACTGGCGGCGCTGTGGGGTGTGCCGCAGCCGGAAAAATGGCACCCGGAAATCGATACCGGCGTGCATGTGATGCTGGTGGTGGATTGGGCTGCCGCCCAGGCGTTCAGTTTACCGATCCGCTTTGCGGCGCTGCTGCATGACCTCGGCAAGGGCACCACGCCCCCCGAGATATGGCCGCGTCATCATGGCCATGAAGCGCGCAGTGAACGATTGGCCGAGCAGGTCTGTATGCGCCTGAAGGTGCCAGGTGAATGTCGCGACCTGGCCCTGATGACGGCCCGCGAGCACGGCAATGTGGGACGCGCCTTCGAGATGCGTCCCGATACCCTGGTGAAGTTCTTTGCCCGCTGCGATGCCTTCCGCAAGCCGCAGCGTTTCCTCGATATGCTGCGTGCGTCCGAGTGCGACCATCGCGGCCGTACCGGGCTGGAACAGCAAGCCTTCCCGCAGGCGGCCTACCTGGAAGGCGCGCTGCAGGCTGCGCAGCAGATCGATGCCGGCGCCATTGCCCAGCAGCAGACACAGCCGCAACGCATTGCCGAGGCCATCCTGGCGGCGCGTACCGAGCAGGTCGCGGCCTATGTTCAACAGCAGCGGCCGGCCCAGGAGTGA